Genomic DNA from uncultured Desulfuromusa sp.:
TTATCGTTATCGGTAACCGTGACAGCATCCGTTTCTCACATCCGAAACCGGATCGTATTAGCAAACGGATGGTTGGAGGCGATAATGCTCCGGCTCTGGAACAGGGGAAATCCTATATTTCGCAGGCCGTTGGTACCCTTGGCCCGTCAATACGGGGAAAAGCGCCGATATTTTCTGATGATGGGACGGTTATCGGAATTGTCTCGGTGGGCTATCTGGTTGATGACGTTCAGCACATTGTCCATACCCATCAGGCCAGAGTCGGTTTTCTTGTCGCTACCCTCCTTTTGCTCGGTATTATTGGTGCCGTCAGTATTTCAAACCGCTTCAAACGGGCGATTTTCGGTCTTGAGCCGGAACAGATTGCTCGACTGTTTATCGAAAGGGCTTCTATTATCGAATCAATCCGTGAAGGGATTGTCGCCATCGATCGTGATGCCCGAGTCACCGTTATCAACCGGGTGGCGATCGAAAGTCTGGGCAAAGAGGACGAGAATGAATTGCTTGGTTTGCCCATCGGTCAGGTTTTGCCGGGAGCCAAATTGAGCCGGGTTCTCTCCGGTGGCAAGCAGCGCTTCGACCAGGAATTTGAAGTCTCCGGGACGATGATGATTCTCAATACGGTGCCGATGTTGGAGCAGGGGAATATTGTCGGTGCCGTTGCCAGTTTCAGGCGTAAGGACGAATTGGATATCGTGGCCAAGCAACTTTCACAGGTCAAAGAGTATTCAGAAATGTTGCGCGCCCAAACCCATGAATATTCCAATAAACTACACACCATTGCCGGTCTGATCCAGACCGGATATGAAAAAGAAGCTCTTGATCTGATTGGTAAAGAGACCGCCGGTTATCAGGGTTTGTTTGCCTTTCTTGCCAAGGCTGTCCCTTTCCCGGTTCTCGCAGCCTTTATTATCGGCAAATACAATCATGCCCAAGAGTTGCGGATTGCTTTACATATAGATCCGGAAAGTCAATTGACTGACGTTCCCAGTGATTTGGGCCGCGAAAAGTTGGTAACCATCCTTGGCAACCTGATTGATAATGCCTTTGATGCGGCCCTGCACGGTGAAAATAAACCACAGGTAAAAATTTCAATGACCGATTCCGGCAATGACCTGGTTTTTGAAATTGGTGATTCCGGGCCAGGGATTCCTCTGCAACTTGCTGAGAAAATTTTTGACAGGGGGTTCACCACCAAACAGGAAGATCGCGGTCATGGTCTGCATCTGGTTATGAACGCGTTGAATGATCTGCATGGGCAAATCACTTTGGGTGATAGCGAACTTGGTGGAGCACTCTTTACCGTCTTTATTCCCAAGCGAAGGAAGCTTTGATATGGATTTTAACGTCTTGATCGTCGAGGATGATCCCAGGATTGCTGAGATTCACCGTCATTTCACCGAAAAAATTGCCGGCTTCACGGTTTGTGGCATTGCCGGAACCCTGGAAGATGCTGAGAAGATGTCGGAGCTGCTGCAGCCGGACCTGATTCTTCTCGATCTCTACTTCCCTGAGGGGCTGGGGACGGAAATTCTCTGGAAACTGCGTGCCCGTCATCAAGTCACCGATGTGATTTTAATCACCGCCGCCAAGGAACTAGAACCGTTGCAGGAAGCAATGCATGGTGGCGTGTTCGACTACATTCTCAAGCCGGTGATGTTCCCCCGCTTTCAGGAAGCATTGCAACGCTTTCAGGATCACAGGCAACAGCTGCAAGTCGACAACACGATCAATCAGCAGGACGTTGATCGTCTTTTACATCCCTACAAGGATGTGAATCCTG
This window encodes:
- a CDS encoding sensor histidine kinase, with translation MIDPKVDARRRFSTNLQTRMILLVCLLALTLTLVAGGMYTVMIGEVLKKQIGQRALQVSKTLAQIPLVREQIIKPHPDGTLQNLAEKVRHETGAEFIVIGNRDSIRFSHPKPDRISKRMVGGDNAPALEQGKSYISQAVGTLGPSIRGKAPIFSDDGTVIGIVSVGYLVDDVQHIVHTHQARVGFLVATLLLLGIIGAVSISNRFKRAIFGLEPEQIARLFIERASIIESIREGIVAIDRDARVTVINRVAIESLGKEDENELLGLPIGQVLPGAKLSRVLSGGKQRFDQEFEVSGTMMILNTVPMLEQGNIVGAVASFRRKDELDIVAKQLSQVKEYSEMLRAQTHEYSNKLHTIAGLIQTGYEKEALDLIGKETAGYQGLFAFLAKAVPFPVLAAFIIGKYNHAQELRIALHIDPESQLTDVPSDLGREKLVTILGNLIDNAFDAALHGENKPQVKISMTDSGNDLVFEIGDSGPGIPLQLAEKIFDRGFTTKQEDRGHGLHLVMNALNDLHGQITLGDSELGGALFTVFIPKRRKL
- a CDS encoding response regulator is translated as MDFNVLIVEDDPRIAEIHRHFTEKIAGFTVCGIAGTLEDAEKMSELLQPDLILLDLYFPEGLGTEILWKLRARHQVTDVILITAAKELEPLQEAMHGGVFDYILKPVMFPRFQEALQRFQDHRQQLQVDNTINQQDVDRLLHPYKDVNPGEPVYPKGIDPLTLKKIRKVFEQPHLEGFSAEEVGQQIGASRTTARRYLEYLTAAGQLSAELIYGAVGRPERKYFSE